The Blattabacterium sp. DPU genome includes a window with the following:
- the argH gene encoding argininosuccinate lyase has product MKIWKKKTNFSFSKKIISFTSSKDSKIDLLLAPHDVIGTIAHVIMLKSIGLLNQKDLTILIHELRNIYVQEILKNNFKIDEGIEDIHSQIEFLLTHRLGEVGKKIHSGRSRNDQILVDLKLFVRTEIKNIVYMTYSFFDLLLKLSEQHKNILMPGYTHYQIAMPSSFGLWFAAYAESLIDDLLLMQAAYRIVNKNPLGSAAGYGSSLPLNRKMTTYLLGFENLNYNVVYAQMGRGKMEKIVSESISSLARTLSKMAQDICLYLSQNFNFISFPDHLTTGSSIMPHKKNPDVFEIIRAKCNRITSLPNEISLISSNLCSGYHRDFQIIKERFIPIFEEMKKCFSMFKFMLNHIIVNKDLLKDDKYQYLFSVERVNHLVVEKGYSFREAYEQVGLDIQNGRFKSFTIKGSYSHEGSIGNLCNKQIRNLMQDVIKEFNFDKINEVIQRLIYRKIYFDGSSKDPIFV; this is encoded by the coding sequence GTGAAAATTTGGAAAAAAAAAACAAATTTTAGTTTTAGTAAAAAAATAATAAGTTTTACTTCAAGTAAGGATTCAAAAATAGATTTACTTTTGGCTCCACATGATGTTATAGGAACTATAGCTCATGTTATCATGTTGAAAAGTATAGGATTATTAAATCAAAAAGATTTAACAATTTTAATTCATGAATTGCGTAATATTTATGTTCAAGAAATTTTAAAAAATAATTTTAAGATTGATGAAGGAATAGAAGATATTCATTCTCAGATAGAGTTTTTATTAACTCATCGTTTAGGAGAAGTAGGAAAGAAAATACATAGTGGAAGATCCAGAAATGATCAAATTTTGGTAGATTTGAAACTTTTTGTTCGTACAGAAATCAAAAATATTGTATATATGACTTATTCTTTTTTTGATTTATTATTAAAATTAAGTGAGCAACATAAAAATATATTAATGCCTGGCTATACTCATTATCAAATAGCAATGCCCTCTTCTTTTGGTCTTTGGTTTGCCGCATATGCAGAAAGTTTGATTGATGACTTGCTATTAATGCAGGCTGCATATCGTATTGTCAATAAAAATCCTTTAGGTTCAGCTGCAGGATATGGATCTTCTTTACCTTTAAACCGAAAAATGACAACCTATTTATTGGGTTTTGAAAATTTAAATTATAATGTAGTGTATGCTCAAATGGGACGGGGAAAAATGGAAAAAATTGTTTCAGAATCTATTTCTTCTTTGGCAAGAACTTTAAGTAAAATGGCTCAAGATATTTGTTTATATCTAAGTCAAAATTTTAATTTCATTAGTTTTCCTGATCATCTTACTACTGGATCAAGTATTATGCCTCATAAGAAAAATCCAGATGTTTTTGAGATAATACGAGCAAAATGTAATAGAATTACATCATTACCTAATGAAATTTCTTTAATTTCTTCTAATTTATGTTCCGGATATCATAGAGATTTTCAAATCATTAAAGAAAGATTTATTCCGATTTTTGAAGAAATGAAAAAATGTTTTTCTATGTTTAAATTTATGTTAAATCATATTATAGTTAATAAGGATCTTCTTAAAGATGATAAATATCAGTATTTATTTAGTGTAGAACGAGTGAATCATCTAGTGGTTGAAAAAGGGTATTCTTTTAGGGAAGCTTATGAACAAGTAGGATTAGATATCCAAAATGGACGTTTTAAATCCTTTACTATTAAGGGTTCTTATTCTCATGAAGGAAGTATAGGAAATTTGTGTAACAAACAAATTAGAAATTTGATGCAAGATGTAATTAAAGAATTTAATTTTGATAAAATAAATGAAGTCATACAACGATTAATTTATAGAAAAATCTATTTTGATGGATCCTCTAAGGATCCAATTTTCGTTTGA
- the trmD gene encoding tRNA (guanosine(37)-N1)-methyltransferase TrmD: MLRIDIVSIVPEIFHSPFSNSIIKKAMNKGLIEIHVHDLRKYGLGKRKNVDDYPYGGGSGMVIRIEPVYQCFSKLLSERNYDEKIFMTPDGKLFSQKYAQYFIDKKNIIILCGRYKGIDQRIRDHLISKEISIGNYILSGGELAAAVIVESIVRLLPGVIQNQDSILTDSFQKKAFIAPPIYTRPITYKGWSVPKILLSGHHKKIKDWLDKKSIQFKRKLDP; this comes from the coding sequence GTGTTACGTATAGATATTGTTAGTATAGTTCCTGAAATTTTTCATAGTCCTTTTTCTAATTCTATTATTAAAAAAGCTATGAATAAAGGTTTAATTGAAATTCATGTTCATGATTTACGTAAATATGGATTAGGAAAAAGAAAGAATGTAGATGATTATCCTTATGGAGGTGGATCAGGAATGGTAATTAGAATAGAACCTGTATATCAATGTTTTTCCAAGCTATTGTCAGAGAGAAATTATGATGAAAAAATTTTTATGACTCCTGATGGAAAATTATTTTCACAAAAATATGCTCAATATTTCATTGATAAAAAAAATATTATTATTCTTTGTGGACGTTATAAAGGAATTGATCAAAGAATTAGAGATCACTTAATTTCCAAAGAAATATCCATTGGTAATTATATTTTATCTGGAGGAGAATTAGCTGCGGCTGTTATTGTCGAATCCATAGTTAGATTATTACCTGGAGTAATCCAAAATCAAGATTCAATTCTTACAGATTCTTTTCAAAAAAAAGCTTTCATAGCTCCTCCCATTTACACTCGTCCAATCACTTATAAAGGATGGTCTGTCCCAAAAATACTTTTGTCTGGACATCATAAAAAAATAAAAGATTGGTTAGATAAAAAATCCATACAATTCAAACGAAAATTGGATCCTTAG
- the der gene encoding ribosome biogenesis GTPase Der: MNYIVSIVGRPNVGKSTLFNRLVGRRKAIVHVTSGVTRDRIYGNSEWNGVKFDVVDTGGFYISKNDILEKEIKNQIFIAIQESDVILFLVDIKVGILDADIEFAQILRECKKIVLLVVNKVDHGKSVYSDTDFFRLGFVKYHYISAIDGSGTGELLDKLIEILQYKFKLFKNKEKILENKFIPRFSIVGRPNVGKSTLINSFLNKNHHIVTNISGTTRDSLDVFYKKLEYKCILVDTPGVRKKSKIRDPIEFYSTMRTFKTIEYADVCFLMIDAGIGWERQDMNIFKLVEKNHKGIIILINKWDLFHKNNFDTQKNYEFFIRKKIYPFDNVPILFISAKNKNGIHNIIPMAYQVLKSRKNRLKTNILNKIMLPILKKNPPIPNKKNKFITIKYCTQLPSCTPKFIFFSNFPQYIKESYKRFVENKIRSHFNFIGVPIQIFFRKK; this comes from the coding sequence ATGAATTATATCGTATCCATAGTAGGACGTCCTAATGTAGGAAAATCAACTTTGTTTAATCGTCTTGTAGGAAGAAGAAAAGCTATAGTTCATGTAACAAGTGGAGTAACAAGAGATCGTATTTATGGAAATTCAGAATGGAATGGAGTTAAATTTGATGTAGTAGATACTGGTGGTTTTTATATTTCAAAAAATGATATACTTGAAAAAGAAATAAAAAATCAAATTTTTATAGCTATTCAAGAATCTGATGTTATTTTATTTTTAGTAGATATAAAAGTGGGAATATTAGATGCAGATATAGAATTTGCCCAAATTTTAAGAGAATGTAAAAAAATAGTTTTATTAGTCGTGAATAAAGTAGATCACGGAAAATCTGTATATTCTGATACAGATTTTTTCCGTTTAGGATTTGTAAAATATCACTACATATCAGCTATAGATGGTAGTGGTACTGGAGAATTACTGGATAAATTAATAGAAATATTACAATATAAATTCAAATTATTTAAAAATAAAGAAAAAATATTGGAAAATAAATTTATTCCTCGTTTTTCAATAGTAGGACGGCCCAATGTAGGAAAATCTACTTTGATTAACTCTTTTCTAAATAAAAATCATCATATTGTGACAAATATTTCTGGTACAACTAGAGATAGTCTTGATGTTTTTTACAAAAAATTGGAATATAAGTGTATTTTAGTAGATACTCCTGGAGTCAGAAAAAAATCAAAAATAAGAGATCCCATTGAATTTTATTCTACGATGAGAACGTTTAAAACAATAGAATATGCGGATGTTTGTTTTTTAATGATAGATGCGGGAATAGGATGGGAAAGACAAGACATGAATATTTTTAAATTAGTGGAAAAAAATCATAAAGGAATTATAATTCTTATTAACAAATGGGATTTATTTCATAAAAATAATTTTGACACACAAAAAAATTATGAATTTTTTATAAGAAAAAAAATTTATCCATTTGATAATGTTCCCATTCTTTTTATATCCGCTAAAAATAAAAATGGAATACATAATATTATTCCCATGGCTTATCAGGTTTTGAAATCGAGAAAAAACAGATTAAAAACAAATATTTTAAATAAAATAATGTTACCAATTTTGAAAAAAAATCCTCCAATTCCTAATAAAAAAAATAAATTCATAACTATAAAATATTGTACTCAATTACCTTCATGCACGCCCAAATTTATTTTTTTTTCTAATTTTCCTCAATATATAAAAGAATCTTACAAAAGATTTGTTGAAAATAAAATTCGTTCTCACTTTAATTTTATAGGAGTACCTATACAAATTTTTTTTAGAAAAAAATAA
- the ruvA gene encoding Holliday junction branch migration protein RuvA, whose protein sequence is MITHLRGKLIEKNQSYLIIDCHGIGYHIHISSYTYSSLGEKEGKDVYIHTYLFIKENQHVLYGFFDKKERKIFSYLISVNGIGPSSALMLLSSLTPYEIEKSISKEDIKVFKTVKGIGTKTAQRIIIELKDKIIKETIYKKGKNVKLLEKTPYLIKKEALNALSVLGFSIQESKKVLDDILDGNPEFSVENLIKESLKKIVKS, encoded by the coding sequence GTGATAACACACTTAAGAGGAAAGTTAATAGAAAAAAATCAATCTTATTTAATCATAGATTGTCATGGAATTGGATATCATATTCATATATCCTCATATACATATTCTTCTTTGGGAGAAAAAGAAGGTAAAGATGTTTACATACATACTTATCTTTTTATTAAAGAAAATCAACATGTTTTGTATGGTTTTTTTGATAAAAAAGAAAGAAAAATATTTTCTTATTTGATATCCGTGAATGGAATAGGCCCCAGTTCTGCTCTCATGCTATTATCTTCTCTTACTCCATATGAAATAGAAAAATCTATATCTAAAGAAGATATAAAAGTGTTTAAAACAGTTAAAGGAATTGGAACAAAAACGGCTCAAAGAATTATTATTGAACTAAAAGATAAAATTATTAAAGAAACTATTTATAAAAAAGGAAAAAACGTAAAATTATTGGAAAAAACACCTTATTTAATAAAAAAAGAAGCTTTAAATGCTTTAAGTGTACTTGGATTTTCTATTCAAGAGTCTAAAAAAGTTTTGGATGATATTTTAGATGGAAATCCAGAATTTTCTGTAGAAAATCTTATTAAAGAATCTTTAAAAAAAATTGTCAAATCATAA
- a CDS encoding inorganic phosphate transporter encodes MKLFYPSIIVVIFFLSIFDLIVGLINDAVNFLNSAIGSQVASRRTIMIFASLGILLGAFLSSGMMEVARKGVFDPSYFYFSDIIFIFLAVMISDIILLDIFNTLGLPTSTTVSMVFCLLGAAFSIAMIKMTSPLNDEPFHHLTLYIKTEKTFTISIGIFLSIIISFTFGAFIHYFIRSLFSFEYESRLKYIGVIWSAISLSSMTYFLIVRGLHSTLQGLIDENLVGFSSFIQHFIKWTHHNFFIFLLILFSTWTIIAKIFVSLGYNILKFVVLYGTFSLAMAFAGNDLVNFIGIPIASIQSYNIWKESGSPPAEKFNMKSLSGNVQVPSSVLIIAGMIMIFTLWFSKKTKNITSTEINLSRQNEGPEKFLSNSFSRIIVRFFLYIGNQFFELFPKRLLVKIEKNFKQKKIQKEENGAFDLVRASANLTISSILISIATVQKLPLSTTFVTFMVSMGTSLADRAWDRESAVYRVSGVLKVIRGWFLTGLIAFTMAGMTAIFLYFFKIWALSFLIFFILFVFYRSYKNYNKMQNKKIEEKPFFGVVNLTFESTLSKTLDILLPILEYIENIYKSSIEGITKEDLKTLQESRNNFFKVKENFTNVHNSLVKVIRKTKNCEPIAGILYIHIYNKTREIIESSDIITNHTLFHVINSHKPLQYQQKKNLRILEYLMIEHFNIIQKIIRDKSYKKIKFPCTIQNQILKKIEEQMNQQVMGIIRQKYGTKNTFLMLDILLESKKITGSIKDLIVLYNNALSHISSKKDASFLAF; translated from the coding sequence ATGAAACTTTTTTATCCCTCAATTATAGTGGTTATTTTTTTCTTATCTATATTTGATCTTATTGTTGGTTTAATTAATGATGCCGTTAATTTTCTAAATTCTGCTATTGGATCTCAAGTTGCTTCTCGTAGAACTATCATGATTTTTGCCAGTTTAGGTATTTTATTAGGAGCTTTTTTGTCTAGTGGAATGATGGAAGTAGCGAGAAAAGGGGTTTTTGATCCTTCTTATTTTTATTTTTCAGATATTATTTTTATTTTTTTAGCGGTAATGATATCCGATATTATTTTATTGGATATTTTCAATACATTAGGATTACCCACTTCTACTACTGTATCTATGGTTTTTTGCTTGTTAGGGGCTGCTTTCAGTATTGCCATGATAAAAATGACTTCTCCATTGAATGATGAACCTTTTCATCATTTAACTTTATACATTAAAACCGAAAAAACATTCACCATTAGTATAGGTATTTTTTTATCTATTATTATTTCTTTTACTTTCGGGGCTTTTATTCACTATTTTATTCGTTCTTTATTTAGTTTTGAATATGAAAGTAGATTAAAATATATAGGGGTAATATGGAGTGCTATTTCACTGAGCAGCATGACTTATTTTCTTATTGTAAGAGGTCTTCATAGTACTTTACAGGGTTTGATTGATGAAAATTTAGTAGGATTTTCCTCATTTATTCAACATTTCATAAAATGGACTCATCATAATTTTTTTATTTTTTTGCTTATATTATTTTCAACGTGGACTATTATAGCAAAAATATTTGTTTCTTTAGGATATAATATTTTAAAATTTGTCGTATTATATGGTACTTTTTCTTTAGCTATGGCTTTTGCAGGGAATGATTTAGTAAATTTTATTGGAATTCCTATAGCTAGTATACAATCATATAACATATGGAAAGAATCGGGTAGTCCTCCTGCTGAAAAATTCAATATGAAAAGTTTGTCTGGAAATGTACAGGTCCCTTCCTCTGTTTTAATTATTGCAGGTATGATCATGATATTCACTCTTTGGTTTTCCAAAAAAACAAAAAACATAACAAGTACAGAAATTAATTTAAGTAGACAAAATGAAGGCCCAGAAAAATTTTTATCCAATTCTTTTTCTAGAATAATAGTTAGATTTTTTTTATATATTGGGAATCAATTTTTTGAATTGTTTCCTAAAAGACTTTTGGTTAAAATAGAAAAAAACTTTAAGCAAAAAAAAATACAAAAAGAAGAAAACGGAGCTTTTGACCTAGTTAGAGCTTCTGCGAATTTAACTATATCCAGTATATTGATATCTATAGCCACAGTTCAAAAACTTCCATTATCTACTACTTTTGTTACTTTTATGGTATCTATGGGGACTTCTCTTGCAGACAGAGCATGGGATAGAGAAAGTGCTGTTTATAGAGTTTCAGGAGTCTTAAAAGTTATAAGAGGATGGTTTTTAACAGGTTTAATAGCCTTTACCATGGCAGGAATGACGGCTATTTTTTTATACTTTTTTAAAATATGGGCTTTATCTTTTCTTATTTTTTTTATTTTATTTGTTTTTTATAGAAGCTACAAAAACTATAATAAAATGCAAAATAAAAAAATAGAAGAAAAACCGTTTTTTGGGGTAGTAAATCTTACTTTTGAGAGTACTTTAAGCAAAACCTTAGACATTCTACTCCCTATACTTGAATACATTGAAAATATTTACAAAAGTAGCATAGAAGGAATTACTAAAGAAGATTTAAAAACTCTTCAAGAAAGTAGAAATAATTTCTTCAAAGTAAAAGAAAATTTTACAAATGTACATAATTCTTTAGTTAAAGTGATTAGAAAAACTAAAAATTGTGAACCAATTGCTGGAATTCTTTATATACATATATATAATAAAACTAGAGAAATCATTGAATCTTCAGATATTATTACGAATCATACATTATTTCATGTCATCAATAGTCATAAACCTTTACAATACCAACAGAAGAAAAATTTACGAATACTTGAGTATCTTATGATTGAACATTTTAATATCATCCAAAAAATAATAAGGGATAAAAGTTATAAAAAAATTAAATTTCCTTGTACTATACAAAATCAAATTTTAAAAAAAATTGAGGAGCAAATGAATCAACAAGTGATGGGTATTATACGTCAAAAATATGGAACAAAAAATACATTTTTAATGTTGGATATTCTTTTAGAATCAAAAAAAATTACGGGAAGTATAAAAGATCTCATTGTATTATATAACAATGCGTTATCTCATATTTCATCCAAAAAAGACGCGTCTTTTTTAGCATTCTAA
- a CDS encoding LuxE/PaaK family acyltransferase, with protein sequence MNFKEKIFSILSNKEFDNLTWNIFHDQIKNNITYKNYLQFLEINPFEIKNISEIPFLPISFFKTHRIFSSRTTDDYDIIFTSSGTTGIKSKHYVKNLNIYIDSIRNSFEFFYGPIEKFKFLGFIPTNRKDSSLIYMIKYLIQQTHKNGSHFIPYHNYKDIFSNQNDKNIFIFGLSFFLLDFIEKNNHLQQNMQKNESKNKVIIMETGGMKGKRKEIIREELHDILKKFFCVKEIHSEYGMTELLSQAYAKKNGKFQCPPWMKVYIRDPEDPFIHINNNKIGGIDIIDLSNYLSCPFISTEDLGKKINDNEFEVLGRMDFSDIRGCNLMTPHFLEC encoded by the coding sequence AAAAATTTTTTCCATATTATCAAATAAAGAATTTGATAATTTAACATGGAATATATTTCATGATCAAATAAAAAATAACATAACTTATAAAAATTATCTTCAATTTTTAGAAATAAATCCATTTGAAATAAAAAATATTTCTGAAATTCCTTTTTTGCCTATTTCCTTTTTTAAAACACATCGTATTTTTAGTAGTAGAACAACAGATGATTACGATATCATTTTTACTAGCAGTGGAACTACTGGAATAAAAAGTAAACATTATGTAAAAAATTTGAATATTTATATTGATAGTATTCGAAATAGTTTTGAATTTTTCTATGGTCCCATAGAAAAATTTAAGTTTTTAGGATTTATTCCTACAAATCGAAAAGATTCTTCTTTAATTTATATGATAAAATATTTGATACAACAAACCCATAAAAATGGAAGTCATTTTATTCCTTATCATAATTATAAAGATATCTTTTCGAATCAAAATGATAAAAATATTTTCATTTTTGGACTTAGTTTTTTTCTATTGGATTTTATAGAAAAAAATAATCATTTGCAACAAAATATGCAAAAAAATGAATCTAAAAACAAGGTGATAATTATGGAAACAGGAGGAATGAAAGGGAAAAGGAAAGAAATTATTAGAGAAGAATTACACGATATTTTAAAAAAATTTTTTTGTGTAAAGGAAATCCATTCTGAATATGGAATGACAGAATTGCTTTCTCAAGCATATGCAAAAAAAAACGGAAAATTTCAATGTCCTCCTTGGATGAAAGTATATATCAGAGATCCTGAAGATCCTTTTATACATATCAATAACAATAAAATAGGAGGAATTGATATTATTGATTTATCAAATTATTTATCTTGCCCTTTTATTTCTACAGAAGATTTAGGAAAAAAAATTAATGATAATGAATTTGAAGTATTAGGAAGAATGGATTTTTCAGATATACGAGGATGTAATCTCATGACTCCACATTTTTTAGAATGCTAA